GGCGTCCAGATCGGCTACGTAGCCTCGGGCCTCTGCGGGTGCGGGCACTTCACTGGCTGGTTCAGTGTCGGGGCGGGTATCGGGGTGTTCGAGTACGCGGACATCGCCGCCCTGAGCCTTTACCATGTCACAGAAGCGCTCGAACGCCCGGCCGTCCGTCAGCGCTGCACGCGCCTGCTGGCGGCCGGCTTCGGGCGTGTCGGCCACGCCGCCCAGCCAGAGCATCTCGCCGGCCAGCGCCAGTGTGACCTCGATCAGATCTTCGATACCGGCAAAATTTCCCTGGAGCGCCTGCAGGCTTTCGACGACTTCGGGCCAGTTACCAACTGCACGGCCCAGCGGCACGTTCATGTCGGTCAGCCAGGCAACGGCCGGGCGGCCAGCCCGCGTGGCAATGCCCACGAGCGTTTCGGCCAGGCGTCGGGCATCTGCCTCTTGTTGCATGAAGGCGCCGCGGCCGTACTTGACATCAAATACGAGGGCGTCGGCTCCTTCAGCTAACTTTTTACTGAGAATGGAAGCCGCAATGAGCGGGATCGACTCAATCGTGCCCGTCACGTCACGTAGCGCATAAAGCTTGCGGTCGGCCGGGGCGATCTCGTTGGTCTGGCCGATCATCACCACGCCCAGCTCTTGAAGCTGGCGCCGAAACGCTGCAATGGACAGATCGGTGCGCAGGCCCGGGATCGATTCCAGCTTGTCGAGCGTGCCGCCGGTGTGGCCCAGGCCACGGCCCGAGATCATTGGCACCGGTACGCCGCAGGCGGCTACCAACGGGGCCAGAATCAACGAGACTTTGTCGCCTACGCCGCCGGTAGAGTGTTTGTCCACCTTGCGGCCGGGCAAGTCCGACAGGTCCAGGACCTGGCCCGAGTGCAGCATGGCCTCGGTGAGCGCGTCCATTTCCGCTTCGTTCAGACCGCGGATGAAGGCGGCCATCAGGAAAGCGCTCATCTGGTAGTCGGGCACGTCGCCACGCGTATAGGCCTGGATGAGCCAGCGCAGATCGTCCGGAGTAAGCGACTTCCCGTTGCGCTTCGTGATGATCAGTTCGACCACGTCCGGCATAGGAAAAACTCCGTCAGGGATTTTACACGTGAACGGCAAGATGCAACCTCCGCCAAATAAAACGCAACAAAAAGGACAGGCGGTCTACCGAGGGCAGACCGCCTGCCGTTGTCCTGTAAGCAACCCTATAACGCTTACTTGTTTTCTTCGCCGGCTTCGGACTGCTGGTGCCCCTTGGAGGTCACCTTCCCATAGCGACGCATGAACTTCTCCACACGACCGGCCCGGTCGACAAACTGGCGTACCCCTGTGTAAAACGGATGGTTTGTCGCGTCCACATCGGAGACGTAAACAGGCCCCTTCATCGTCGAGCGAATCTGAAACTCGGTACCGTCAGCCAGCCGCACGGTGATCAGGTTGTATTCCGGATGCAGACCCTTTTTCATGGCAACCCCGTCCGCGTTTTGAGTGCTTACCTTGAATCAGAAACTCCTCGAACGGATAACAAAACGCTCCGGTTCCAGCTCAGGGAGCCGTGTAAATTTCGGCGCCTTTCTCGCGGAACTCGCGGGCCTTCTCCTCCAGTCCTTCTTTGATCACCTGCCGGGCATCGACGCCTTTTTCGGCCGCTATGGCCCGGATTTCTTCGGTGATCTTCATGGAGCAGAACTTCGGCCCGCACATCGAACAGAAGTGCGCCAGCTTGGCTCCTTCGGCCGGGAGCGTTTCGTCGTGATACTCGCGGGCCCGCTCCGGATCGAGCGACAGATTGAACTGGTCCTCCCAGCGAAACTCGAAGCGGGCTTTGGAGAGGGCATTGTCCCAGTACTGAGCACCAGGATGCCCTTTGGCCAGATCGGCTGCGTGGGCGGCGATCTTGTAGGCGATCACGCCCTCGCGTACGTCGTTCTTGTTGGGCAGTCCCAGGTGTTCTTTGGGCGTGACATAGCAGAGCATGGCAGCGCCAAACCAGCCGATCATGGCTGCTCCGATGGCCGACGTAATATGGTCGTAGGCCGGAGCAATGTCGGTCACCAGCGGCCCGAGCGTGTAGAAGGGCGCCTCATAGCAGTCTTCCAGCTCCCGGTCTACATTTTCCTTGATCAGATGCATGGGAATGTGACCGGGGCCCTCGATCATCACCTGCACGTCGTATTTCCAGGCAATCTGGGTCAGCTCACCGAGCGTTTTGAGTTCGGCAAACTGCGCCTCATCGTTGGCATCCTGAATGGAGCCGGGCCGCAGCCCGTCGCCCAGGCTGATCGATACGTCGTACTGACGCAGAATCTCGCAGATCTCCTCAAAGTGCGTGTAGAGAAAGTTTTCTTTGTGGTGGGCCAGGCACCACTTGGCGATAATCGACCCACCGCGGGAGACGATGCCCGTACGTCGGTGGGCGGTCAGCGGAATGTAGGCAAGCCGAACGCCTGCATGAATTGTCATGTAGTCGACCCCTTGCTCGCACTGCTCGATGAGCGTGTCGCGGAAGATTTCCCAGGTCAGCTCCTCGGGTCTGCCGCCCACCTTTTCCAGTGCCTGATAGATGGGCACCGTTCCGAT
This is a stretch of genomic DNA from Rhodothermus sp.. It encodes these proteins:
- a CDS encoding thymidine phosphorylase — its product is MPDVVELIITKRNGKSLTPDDLRWLIQAYTRGDVPDYQMSAFLMAAFIRGLNEAEMDALTEAMLHSGQVLDLSDLPGRKVDKHSTGGVGDKVSLILAPLVAACGVPVPMISGRGLGHTGGTLDKLESIPGLRTDLSIAAFRRQLQELGVVMIGQTNEIAPADRKLYALRDVTGTIESIPLIAASILSKKLAEGADALVFDVKYGRGAFMQQEADARRLAETLVGIATRAGRPAVAWLTDMNVPLGRAVGNWPEVVESLQALQGNFAGIEDLIEVTLALAGEMLWLGGVADTPEAGRQQARAALTDGRAFERFCDMVKAQGGDVRVLEHPDTRPDTEPASEVPAPAEARGYVADLDARAVGRLAVQLGAGRRVKEDPVDPTAGLVLHRKPGDPVAPGDVLATLYTHRHDQLDAFRRELLSAYRFAETPPPPRPLLRARYAEGQWQP
- the rpmE gene encoding 50S ribosomal protein L31 translates to MKKGLHPEYNLITVRLADGTEFQIRSTMKGPVYVSDVDATNHPFYTGVRQFVDRAGRVEKFMRRYGKVTSKGHQQSEAGEENK
- the thiC gene encoding phosphomethylpyrimidine synthase ThiC; this encodes MIPRPPAAIRRVYVSGSRYPELRVPFKEVQLSPTRLPDGSLEPNEPVLLYDTRGPWGDPDFHGDIRQGLPPLRRPWIEARADVEAYDGRPAQPIDDGYRNETERQRAEQRGKLHRWPGPRRRPLRGKNGAAVTQMHYARQGIITPEMEFIAIRENQRRERLIELQKELGDRWSLSFQHPGQPWGAQIPPVITPEFVRDEVARGRAIIPCNVNHPECEPMIIGRNFLVKINANIGTSAVTSSIDEEVEKLLWAIYWGADTVMDLSTGKNIHETREWILRNSPVPIGTVPIYQALEKVGGRPEELTWEIFRDTLIEQCEQGVDYMTIHAGVRLAYIPLTAHRRTGIVSRGGSIIAKWCLAHHKENFLYTHFEEICEILRQYDVSISLGDGLRPGSIQDANDEAQFAELKTLGELTQIAWKYDVQVMIEGPGHIPMHLIKENVDRELEDCYEAPFYTLGPLVTDIAPAYDHITSAIGAAMIGWFGAAMLCYVTPKEHLGLPNKNDVREGVIAYKIAAHAADLAKGHPGAQYWDNALSKARFEFRWEDQFNLSLDPERAREYHDETLPAEGAKLAHFCSMCGPKFCSMKITEEIRAIAAEKGVDARQVIKEGLEEKAREFREKGAEIYTAP